The proteins below are encoded in one region of Cryptosporangium minutisporangium:
- a CDS encoding ABC-F family ATP-binding cassette domain-containing protein — MATVNQVNLENVSVSHGTRTLLDQVSLGLGEAERIGVVGLNGAGKSTLLRVLTKAEEPNSGRVTHRGGLRLGHLTQSVIFPDKALVHDVVIGSAWLPDAFGAEHEWAGDARIRTVLDGLGLHTIGLDAPVRSLSGGERRRVALAALLVRDTDLLVLDEPTNHLDVEGVAWLADYLVGRRGGLLVVTHDRWFLDAVCTRTWEVTDGRVEQYEGGYAAWVLARAERTRQAQATEERRQNLMRKELAWLRRGAPARTSKPKFRIEAANALIADVPDPRDTVQLKRLAGTRIGKQVYDVEDATLRFGERTILDRVTWRIGPGDRFALVGVNGAGKTTLLRLLAGAGQPDSGEVKVGKTVKAAYLSQEVAELSPTLRVLEAVEEVARRLTVGDRDLTASQLAEMFGFSSARQWTPVGDLSGGERRRLQLLRLLMAGPNVLLLDEPTNDLDIDTLQALEDLLDSWPGTLIVVSHDRYLVERVTDQVWALLGDGALRMMSGGIEEYLERRAVFTSGGGRRVGTGATGTPGGGAAEPGAASVDPGTSSDEPGLSAADQRAAKKELSRLERQIAKLEEREKKLHGKLAEHATDFAKVAELDAELRGLQAEREAAEESWLQLSEHV, encoded by the coding sequence ATGGCCACCGTCAATCAGGTCAACCTGGAGAACGTCAGCGTCAGCCACGGCACCCGGACGCTGCTCGACCAGGTGTCGCTGGGGTTGGGGGAGGCCGAGCGGATCGGCGTCGTCGGCCTCAACGGCGCGGGGAAGTCGACGCTGCTGCGCGTCCTCACGAAGGCGGAGGAGCCGAACTCCGGACGGGTCACCCACCGCGGCGGTCTCCGCCTGGGTCACCTGACGCAGTCGGTGATCTTCCCCGACAAGGCGCTGGTGCACGATGTCGTGATCGGCTCGGCCTGGCTGCCCGACGCCTTCGGCGCCGAGCACGAATGGGCGGGCGACGCGCGGATCCGGACCGTCCTGGACGGCCTCGGCCTGCACACGATCGGTCTGGACGCCCCGGTGCGGTCGTTGTCGGGTGGTGAACGCCGCCGGGTCGCGCTGGCAGCGCTGCTGGTCCGCGACACCGACCTGCTGGTCCTCGACGAGCCGACCAACCACCTCGACGTCGAGGGCGTGGCCTGGCTCGCCGACTACCTGGTCGGACGGCGCGGAGGGCTGCTGGTCGTCACCCACGACCGGTGGTTCCTGGACGCGGTCTGCACCCGCACCTGGGAGGTCACCGACGGCCGGGTCGAGCAGTACGAGGGTGGGTACGCCGCGTGGGTGCTGGCCAGAGCCGAGCGCACCAGGCAGGCACAGGCCACCGAAGAGCGTCGGCAGAACCTCATGCGCAAGGAGCTCGCCTGGCTGCGGCGTGGCGCGCCGGCCCGGACGAGCAAACCGAAGTTCCGGATCGAGGCTGCCAACGCGCTGATCGCCGACGTCCCCGATCCGCGCGACACCGTCCAGCTCAAGCGGCTGGCCGGCACCCGGATCGGCAAACAGGTGTACGACGTCGAGGACGCCACACTGCGGTTCGGCGAACGGACGATCCTCGACCGGGTGACCTGGCGGATCGGTCCCGGCGACCGGTTCGCGCTGGTCGGCGTCAACGGCGCGGGCAAAACGACGCTGCTCCGCCTGCTGGCCGGCGCCGGTCAGCCCGACTCGGGCGAGGTGAAGGTCGGCAAGACGGTGAAGGCGGCCTACCTGTCCCAGGAGGTCGCCGAGCTGTCACCGACGCTCCGGGTGCTGGAGGCGGTCGAGGAGGTGGCGCGGCGCCTGACCGTGGGCGACCGCGATCTCACGGCCTCCCAGCTGGCGGAGATGTTCGGGTTCTCGTCCGCGCGGCAGTGGACACCGGTCGGCGACCTCTCCGGAGGTGAACGTCGGCGCCTGCAGCTGCTGCGCCTGCTGATGGCGGGGCCGAACGTCCTCCTGCTCGACGAGCCGACCAACGACCTCGACATCGATACCCTCCAGGCCCTGGAGGACCTGCTCGACTCCTGGCCGGGCACGCTGATCGTGGTCAGCCACGACCGCTACCTGGTCGAACGCGTCACCGACCAGGTCTGGGCGCTGCTCGGCGACGGCGCGCTGCGGATGATGTCCGGCGGCATCGAGGAGTACCTCGAACGCCGGGCCGTTTTCACCTCCGGCGGAGGGCGCCGCGTCGGCACGGGTGCGACCGGCACGCCCGGCGGAGGCGCTGCGGAGCCAGGTGCGGCGAGCGTGGACCCGGGGACGTCGTCGGACGAGCCGGGGCTGTCCGCAGCCGACCAGCGGGCGGCGAAGAAGGAGCTCAGCCGACTCGAACGGCAGATCGCCAAGCTGGAGGAGCGGGAGAAGAAGTTGCACGGCAAGCTGGCCGAGCACGCCACCGACTTCGCGAAGGTCGCCGAGTTGGACGCCGAGCTCCGCGGTCTGCAAGCCGAGCGAGAGGCCGCTGAGGAATCATGGTTGCAGCTCTCCGAACACGTGTGA
- a CDS encoding ribose-phosphate diphosphokinase: protein MAIHAKSRKSLVLLSGRAAPELAAEIAVDLETVVTPTRALEFASGELFVRFQESVRGSDAFIIQSMCAPVNQHLMELLLMLDAAKRGSAKRVTVVVPFYPYSRQDKKHQGREPISARLVADLLKTAGADRILTVDLHTAQIQGFFDGPVDHLFALSLLANYVKDRYAGRELTVVAPDSGRVRVAERWTDILGGTPLAFIHKTRDPLVPNQVVMNRVVGEVRGRTCILVDDMIDTGGTIAKAADALKAEGAADVVVAATHGVLSDPATERLKNGPISEVILTNTLPIPPEKELDKLTVLSIAPLIARAIREVFDDGSVTSLFGGAS from the coding sequence ATGGCTATTCACGCCAAGAGCCGGAAGAGCTTGGTGCTCCTGAGTGGTCGGGCGGCCCCCGAGCTGGCCGCGGAGATCGCGGTTGACTTGGAGACCGTGGTGACGCCTACTCGGGCGCTCGAGTTCGCCTCCGGCGAGCTGTTCGTGCGGTTCCAGGAATCGGTCCGCGGGTCGGACGCCTTCATCATCCAGAGCATGTGCGCGCCGGTGAACCAGCACCTGATGGAGCTTCTGCTCATGCTGGACGCCGCGAAGCGCGGTTCGGCGAAGCGAGTCACCGTCGTCGTGCCGTTCTACCCGTACTCGCGGCAGGACAAGAAGCACCAGGGGCGCGAGCCGATCTCCGCCCGCCTGGTCGCCGACCTGCTCAAGACCGCGGGCGCCGACCGGATCCTCACGGTTGACCTGCACACCGCCCAGATCCAGGGCTTCTTCGACGGACCGGTCGACCACCTGTTCGCGCTGTCGCTCCTGGCGAACTACGTCAAGGACCGGTACGCGGGCCGCGAGTTGACCGTCGTCGCCCCGGACTCGGGACGGGTCCGGGTCGCCGAGCGGTGGACGGACATCCTCGGCGGCACGCCGCTGGCGTTCATCCACAAGACCCGTGATCCGCTGGTGCCGAACCAGGTCGTCATGAACCGGGTCGTCGGTGAGGTCCGGGGACGCACCTGCATTCTCGTCGACGACATGATCGACACCGGCGGCACGATCGCGAAGGCCGCCGACGCGCTGAAGGCGGAGGGCGCGGCGGACGTCGTCGTCGCGGCCACGCACGGCGTGCTCTCCGACCCGGCCACCGAGCGGCTGAAGAACGGACCGATCAGCGAGGTGATCCTCACCAACACGCTGCCGATCCCGCCGGAGAAGGAGCTCGACAAGCTGACCGTGCTGTCGATCGCCCCGTTGATCGCCCGCGCGATCCGCGAGGTTTTCGACGACGGCTCCGTAACCTCCCTCTTCGGCGGCGCCTCTTAG
- the glmU gene encoding bifunctional UDP-N-acetylglucosamine diphosphorylase/glucosamine-1-phosphate N-acetyltransferase GlmU, which translates to MTSPARPAAVVVLAAGEGTRMKSDTPKVLHELCGRSLVGHVLAAAGRLEPAHLAVVVGFQRERVAAHVTGLNDRIVPAVQDQQLGTGHAVRCALAELPDLDGPVVVLNGDTPLLTAETLQALVTTHVEAGNAATVLTASVPDPTGLGRIVRDAEGRVRRIVEHRDATPEERTIAEINSGMFAFDAKHLRAMLDRLTTDNDQGQEYLTDVLGLLVEEGHPVAAMVAPDYRETLGCNDRVELAGLRALLRDRLVTAAMRAGATVIDPASVWFDVDVVLGRDVVVHPNVQLRGATVIEDRAEVGPDTTLVDTRVGEGATVVRAHALQAQIGPEASVGPYAYLRPGSVLARKAKVGTYVETKNAQIGEGSKVPHLTYVGDATIGEHSNIGAASVFVNYDGVKKHHTTIGDHCRTGSDNMFVAPVSVGDGAYTAAGSVITEDVPPGAMAVARARQRNIEGWVERRRPGTAAADAAAAARRVAGGEGTVEGSIPPATTDIPGSGQ; encoded by the coding sequence GTGACGAGCCCGGCCCGCCCGGCTGCCGTCGTGGTCCTCGCCGCAGGCGAAGGCACCCGGATGAAGTCCGACACCCCCAAGGTCCTCCACGAGCTGTGCGGACGCAGCCTGGTAGGCCATGTGCTCGCGGCCGCCGGCCGGCTCGAGCCCGCGCACCTGGCGGTCGTCGTCGGCTTCCAGCGCGAACGTGTCGCCGCCCACGTGACCGGCCTGAACGACCGCATCGTGCCGGCCGTGCAGGACCAGCAGCTCGGCACCGGCCACGCGGTCCGGTGCGCGCTCGCTGAACTCCCCGACCTCGACGGGCCGGTCGTCGTCCTCAACGGCGACACCCCGCTGCTCACCGCGGAGACGCTGCAGGCACTGGTCACCACTCACGTCGAAGCAGGCAATGCGGCCACCGTGCTCACGGCCTCCGTGCCCGACCCCACCGGGCTGGGCCGCATCGTCCGGGACGCCGAGGGTCGCGTGCGGCGCATCGTCGAACACCGCGACGCCACCCCGGAAGAGCGCACGATCGCCGAGATCAACTCCGGCATGTTCGCGTTCGACGCCAAGCACCTGCGGGCCATGCTCGACCGGCTGACCACCGACAACGACCAGGGCCAGGAGTACCTGACCGACGTGCTGGGCCTGCTCGTCGAGGAGGGGCACCCGGTCGCCGCGATGGTCGCGCCCGACTACCGGGAGACCCTCGGCTGCAACGACCGGGTAGAGCTCGCCGGCCTCCGGGCGCTGCTGCGCGACCGGCTGGTGACCGCCGCGATGCGCGCGGGCGCCACCGTGATCGACCCCGCCAGCGTCTGGTTCGACGTCGACGTCGTCCTCGGGCGGGACGTCGTCGTGCACCCGAACGTCCAGCTCCGCGGAGCGACGGTGATCGAGGACCGGGCCGAGGTCGGGCCGGACACCACGCTGGTCGACACGCGAGTGGGCGAGGGTGCGACCGTCGTGCGTGCCCACGCGTTGCAGGCACAGATCGGGCCGGAAGCCTCGGTGGGGCCCTACGCGTACCTGCGCCCGGGGTCGGTGCTGGCCCGCAAGGCGAAGGTCGGCACCTACGTCGAGACGAAGAACGCACAGATCGGCGAAGGTTCGAAGGTGCCCCATCTCACCTATGTGGGTGACGCCACGATCGGCGAGCACTCGAACATCGGCGCGGCGAGTGTCTTCGTCAACTACGACGGTGTGAAAAAACACCACACCACGATCGGTGACCACTGCCGGACCGGAAGCGACAACATGTTTGTCGCTCCGGTGTCAGTCGGTGACGGTGCGTATACAGCGGCCGGCTCGGTCATCACCGAGGACGTTCCGCCGGGGGCGATGGCGGTGGCCCGCGCTCGTCAGCGCAACATCGAGGGGTGGGTCGAGCGACGTCGGCCCGGTACAGCCGCCGCCGACGCGGCGGCGGCTGCTCGGCGCGTCGCAGGTGGGGAGGGTACCGTCGAGGGGTCGATTCCTCCTGCCACAACCGACATCCCCGGCTCTGGGCAGTGA
- a CDS encoding TetR/AcrR family transcriptional regulator, whose protein sequence is MTGKERREQLLTIARKLFADRGFEATSIEEIATRASVSKPVVYEHFGGKEGLYAVVVDREMRHLLDSITNALTGGHPRILLEQAALALLTYIEDETDGFRILIRDSPVATSAGTFSSLISDIASQAEYILAAEFKSRGYESKLAGLYSQALVGMVALTGQWWLDARKPNKEDVAAHLVNLAWNGLSNLEAKPRIRGKES, encoded by the coding sequence ATGACCGGCAAGGAACGACGCGAACAGCTACTGACGATCGCCCGCAAGCTCTTCGCCGACCGCGGTTTCGAGGCCACGTCGATCGAGGAAATCGCGACTCGCGCCAGCGTCAGCAAGCCGGTGGTCTACGAGCATTTCGGCGGCAAGGAAGGGCTGTACGCGGTCGTCGTCGACCGCGAGATGCGGCACCTGCTCGACAGCATCACCAACGCGCTGACCGGTGGGCACCCGCGGATCCTGCTGGAGCAGGCCGCCTTGGCCCTGCTCACCTACATCGAGGACGAGACGGACGGCTTCCGCATCCTGATCCGCGATTCGCCCGTCGCTACCTCGGCCGGCACGTTCTCCAGCCTGATCAGCGACATCGCCAGCCAGGCCGAGTACATCCTGGCCGCTGAGTTCAAGAGCCGCGGCTACGAGAGCAAGCTCGCGGGCCTCTACTCCCAAGCCCTCGTCGGCATGGTGGCGCTGACCGGGCAGTGGTGGCTCGATGCGCGGAAGCCGAACAAGGAGGACGTCGCCGCCCACCTGGTGAACCTCGCCTGGAACGGGCTGTCCAACCTGGAGGCCAAGCCGCGCATCCGCGGCAAGGAGAGCTGA
- a CDS encoding 50S ribosomal protein L25/general stress protein Ctc, which produces MSEVRIAAEPRTEFGKGGARRTRRAGKIPAVLYGHGQAPRHIALPAREFTNAIKHGANTLLTIEIDGGKELALPKAVQRDPLKMTIDHVDLLLVRKGEKVTVELALVLTGQVQRGGLVNQDLTTLTVEAEATNIPDGVEVDIDGLEIGRHLLAKDIALPQGVTLVTDPEAGVVGVVAQQSAAQAEAEMEAAEAEAGIERDEKQTADV; this is translated from the coding sequence GTGTCCGAGGTCCGAATCGCCGCCGAGCCGCGCACTGAGTTCGGCAAGGGCGGCGCACGCCGCACGCGCCGGGCCGGAAAGATCCCCGCCGTGCTGTACGGGCACGGCCAGGCCCCTCGGCACATCGCGCTGCCGGCCCGTGAGTTCACCAACGCGATCAAGCACGGTGCGAACACCCTGCTGACGATCGAGATCGACGGCGGCAAGGAGCTGGCGCTCCCCAAGGCCGTCCAGCGCGACCCGCTGAAGATGACGATCGACCACGTCGACCTGCTGCTCGTCCGCAAGGGCGAGAAGGTCACCGTCGAGCTGGCGCTCGTCCTCACCGGCCAGGTGCAGCGCGGCGGCCTGGTCAACCAGGACCTCACCACGCTCACGGTCGAGGCCGAGGCCACCAACATCCCGGACGGCGTCGAGGTCGACATCGACGGCCTGGAGATCGGCCGTCACCTGCTCGCCAAGGACATCGCGTTGCCCCAGGGCGTCACGCTGGTGACCGACCCCGAGGCCGGCGTCGTCGGTGTCGTCGCTCAGCAGAGCGCCGCCCAGGCGGAGGCCGAGATGGAGGCCGCTGAGGCCGAGGCGGGCATCGAGCGGGACGAGAAGCAGACCGCTGACGTCTGA
- a CDS encoding 4-(cytidine 5'-diphospho)-2-C-methyl-D-erythritol kinase yields MEEYPLTVQSRSVVRVRVPAKINLHLGVGPLRDDNFHDLATVFHAVSLSDELTLEPGPPGVRLILDEPAVDLSAEGAPTDGIRTDGVPTDARNLAVRALYALADAAKVEPAVTIRLRKGIPVAGGMAGGSADAAAALVAGDALWNLATPAERLHTIAADLGSDVPFALHGGDALGTGRGERLTPLTHPYRRHWVLAVAGKGLSTPAVYAETDRLRGTDADASDPAAVIKALDDPDPAALADALCNDLQAATLSLRPELADVLTAGTAAGALAGIVSGSGPTCAFLAVDADHSAQIADRLRAAAVPGVSAVLVAHGSVDGARLTVED; encoded by the coding sequence ATGGAGGAGTATCCGCTGACCGTTCAGTCCCGTTCCGTGGTTCGCGTTCGGGTCCCGGCCAAGATCAATCTGCATCTGGGTGTCGGGCCATTGCGCGACGACAACTTCCACGATCTGGCGACCGTCTTCCACGCGGTGTCACTCTCCGACGAGCTCACGCTGGAGCCGGGTCCGCCAGGCGTCCGACTGATCCTCGACGAGCCCGCTGTCGACCTGTCGGCCGAGGGTGCCCCGACCGACGGCATCCGCACCGACGGCGTCCCCACCGACGCGCGCAACCTCGCCGTGCGGGCGCTCTACGCGCTGGCCGACGCGGCGAAGGTCGAGCCCGCGGTCACCATCCGCCTGCGCAAGGGCATCCCGGTGGCGGGTGGCATGGCCGGTGGCTCCGCCGACGCTGCGGCCGCGCTGGTGGCCGGCGACGCACTGTGGAACCTCGCCACACCGGCCGAGCGGCTGCACACGATCGCCGCCGACCTGGGCTCGGACGTTCCGTTCGCGCTGCACGGTGGTGACGCGCTGGGCACCGGTCGCGGCGAGCGGCTCACTCCGCTGACCCACCCGTACCGACGGCACTGGGTGCTCGCGGTCGCCGGGAAAGGCCTGTCCACGCCCGCCGTGTACGCCGAGACCGACCGGCTGCGCGGCACCGACGCCGACGCGTCCGACCCGGCGGCGGTGATCAAGGCGCTCGACGACCCGGATCCCGCCGCGCTCGCCGACGCGCTCTGCAACGACCTGCAGGCCGCGACGCTCTCGCTCCGTCCCGAGCTCGCGGACGTACTGACCGCAGGCACCGCCGCCGGTGCCCTCGCCGGCATCGTCTCCGGGTCCGGCCCCACCTGCGCATTCCTCGCCGTCGACGCCGACCACTCGGCCCAGATCGCCGACCGGCTGCGCGCCGCAGCGGTGCCGGGTGTCAGTGCGGTTCTGGTCGCGCACGGCTCGGTCGACGGCGCGCGCCTGACGGTGGAGGACTGA
- a CDS encoding acyl-CoA desaturase, whose protein sequence is MTPTTAAATEVASSPAPEGTEAAAGAKRSGQRPLIFGRKGNIEIAFLWFFVVVPFVALIAAVPWAWGWGLTWVDVAIFAVFYVITGFGVTVGFHRYLTHGAFKAKRWLRIALTIAGTMSVEGAPIRWVADHRRHHQYSDQEGDPHSPWRFGESTKGLIKGLVWAHVGWLFERDNSNARRFAPDLIRDPDIRRIQKNFVPIMLFSLFGPALIGGLVTWSWWGAVTAYFWASLVRIALVHHVTWAVNSVCHVVGEQPYRSNDKAHNYWPLAILSFGESWHNSHHADPTCARHGVDKGQIDLSARLIWLFEKAGWAWDVRWPKRERFEARRVEKVAA, encoded by the coding sequence TTGACTCCGACGACCGCAGCGGCCACCGAGGTGGCCTCATCTCCGGCTCCGGAGGGGACCGAGGCCGCCGCCGGGGCGAAGCGTTCCGGTCAGCGTCCGCTCATTTTCGGGCGTAAGGGCAACATCGAGATCGCGTTCCTGTGGTTCTTCGTGGTGGTGCCGTTCGTGGCGCTCATCGCGGCGGTGCCGTGGGCCTGGGGCTGGGGCCTCACCTGGGTCGACGTCGCCATCTTCGCGGTCTTCTACGTCATCACCGGGTTCGGCGTGACGGTCGGCTTCCACCGCTACCTCACGCACGGCGCGTTCAAGGCCAAGCGCTGGCTCCGGATCGCACTGACGATCGCCGGCACCATGTCGGTCGAGGGTGCACCGATCCGCTGGGTCGCCGACCACCGTCGGCACCACCAGTACAGCGACCAGGAGGGTGACCCGCACTCGCCGTGGCGTTTCGGCGAGTCGACCAAGGGCCTGATCAAGGGCCTGGTCTGGGCGCACGTCGGGTGGCTGTTCGAGCGCGACAACTCCAACGCGCGTCGCTTCGCCCCGGACCTGATCCGCGACCCGGACATCCGCCGGATCCAGAAGAACTTCGTGCCGATCATGCTGTTCTCGCTGTTCGGCCCGGCCCTGATCGGTGGTCTGGTGACCTGGTCCTGGTGGGGCGCGGTGACCGCGTACTTCTGGGCTTCGCTGGTCCGGATCGCGCTGGTGCACCACGTCACCTGGGCCGTGAACTCGGTCTGCCACGTGGTGGGCGAGCAGCCGTACCGGTCGAACGACAAGGCGCACAACTACTGGCCGCTGGCGATCCTGAGCTTCGGCGAGTCGTGGCACAACTCCCACCACGCCGACCCGACCTGCGCGCGGCACGGTGTCGACAAGGGGCAGATCGACTTGTCGGCCCGGCTGATCTGGCTGTTCGAGAAGGCGGGCTGGGCGTGGGACGTCCGCTGGCCGAAGCGCGAGCGGTTCGAGGCCCGGCGCGTCGAGAAGGTCGCCGCGTAA